CCGGACTCGCGCGACGGCCCCGTCGAGCAGGGCGGCCAGCCGGTCCGGGCTGCATCCCAGATGCAGCACGTCGTTGCCGCCGCCGGCGATCGAGATGAGATCGGGTCGCTGCTCGAGGGCGCGCGGGAGCTGATCGGTGAGGATCGACTCGAGGAGCCGCCCACGGATGGCCAGGTTCGCGTATTCCAGCGGCTCCTGACCGGCCTCGTGCCGGTACCCGCTCAGGGTGAAGGCGAGTCGGTCGGCCCAGCCGTACTGCACCTCCGGGTCCTCGGGCGCCGTGTCCCACAGCCCCTCGGTGAAGGAGTCCCCGATCGCGACGTAGCGCCGGGGAAGCGGGAGGGCGGGCGTGCCGGTCACCGCACCACCGTGCTCGTGCGGTAGCGGCGGCGGACGTTCGGCTCGGACGAGGGGCCGCGATGGTCCTCCGCGATCCACGGCCCGGTGCCCGCGGACGGGTCGATCACCCCGGCCTCGATCCACGTGAACTCCCCGTCGAGGACCCGGCGGGCCACGTCTTCGTCGTGGGCGTCCGTGTTGATCCACAGGGCACGGAACAGCGAGTCGATGCGCCGGCGCGACTGCCGGCAGAAGGCGTCGGCGAGCACGGCGGGGGAGTCGGCGGTGAGCGCGGGCGTTCCGTCCGCGCCGGTCCCCTCGCGGTCGGCGTGGGCCCAGACCGCGGTCATCGCGAACAGCTCGGCGCCGATGTCGACGATCCGGGCGAGGAATCCCTGCTTGTGCTCGAGGCGACCCTGCCAGCGGGCCATGCCGTAGAACGTCGAGCGGGCCAGGCGCCGGCTCGCCCGCTCGACGTAGCGCAGGTGCGACGCGGCCGGGCCGTACTCCCGGAAGGAGCCGGGCAGCGTGCCCGGGCCGGCGGCGAGCCGCGGCAGCCAGCCCGCGTAGAAGGTCGCCGCCGCGGCCAGCGCCGCGGACTTCTCGGCCCCACCGGCCTCGGGGTCGATGAGCGGGCCGGCGACCGAGAGGTGCGTGTCCACCGCCTCGCGGGCGATGAGCAGATGCATGATCTCGCTCGACCCCTCGAAGATCCGGTTGATCCGCAGATCCCGCAGCAACTGCTCGGTGGCCACGGCGCGCTCCCCGCGTGCCCGGAGCGAGGCCGCGGTCTCGTAGCCGCGCCCACCCCGGATCTGCACGAGGTCGTCGGCCACCCGCCAGGCCATCTCGCTGCACCACAGCTTCGCGAGCGCCGCCTCGATGCGGATGTCCACGCCGCCGGAGTCCGCCATGGCGCCGGCGACCTCGACGACCGCCTCCTGCGCGTACGTGGTCGCGGCCATGAACGCGAGCTTGTGCCCGATCGCGGGGTGCCGCCCGATCGGGCGGCCCCACTGGACGCGGGCGTTCGACCACTCGCGGGCGATCCCCAGGGCCCACTTGCTGCCCGCCACGCACATCGCGGGAATCGAGAGCCGGCCCGTGTTCAGGGTGGTGAGCGCGATCTTGAGGCCCTGCCCCTCCCGACCGACCACGTTCTCCGCCGGCACCCGCACCCCGTCGAAGCGGGTGACGCCGTTCTCGAGCCCCCTGAGCCCCATGAACGAGTTGCGGTGCTCGACCGTGATCCCCTCGCTGTCCGCCTCGACCACGAACGCCGTGATGCCGCCCCGGCCGCCCTCGTGCTCGGGTACCCGGGCCAGCACCACGAGCAGTTCGGCGAGCACGCCGTTCGTGGTCCACAGCTTGACCCCGTCGAGCAGGTAGTCCCCCTCGGGGGTCGGCACGGCCGCGGCCTGCAGGCGCGCCGGGTCGGAGCCGACATCCGGCTCGGTGAGGAGGAAGGCGGAGATGGCCCCGGCGGCGCAGCGCGGCAGGAACCGGTGCTTGAGCTCCTCGGAGCCGAACTGTTCGACGGGTTCGGGCACGCCGATGGACTGGTGGGCCGAGGCGAGCGCGCCGATGCTCGGGTGGGCGGAGCCGAGCAGCATGAGGGCCCGGTTGTAGTGGACCTGGCCCAGGCCGATCCCCCCGTACTCGGGCGGGATCTTCAGGCCGAAGACGCCGAGGTCGATCAGGCCGGCGAGCACGTCGTCGCCGATGCGGTCCTCCGCCTCGATGACGGACCCGTCGACGTTCTCACGCAGGTGGCGCTCCAGCCGCGCGAGATACGCATCACCCCGGACGCGGACCTCCGGGTCGAGCCGTTCACTCTCCCACACCAGCTCCGGGCGGAAGTCGCCCAGGTACAGCTGTCGCGCGAACGAATCGTGCTCCCACTCCGTCTGCCGGGACTGTTCCGCCACCCGGCGGGCATCACGCTCCGTGACCCTCGACGCATTGCTCATGATCGCCTCCACCATCGAACCGACCATTCCAGTGTGCCCCGGCTCGCACGGTCCTGCCAGGGCTCGACGGCGTCACGCTCGCGGCAGGCGCCCGATCTCCTCTCCCGCGGCGTCGAACACGGCGAGTTCGTCGCCGTCGACCACGGCCGAGGCGAGTCGGTGCAACCAGGTGTCGACCCCGGGGCAGGCCTTGAGCGTGCCGAGGACGTCGTGGAAGTCGACCTCGCCGTCGCCGGTCGCCGTGTAGCTCCCCGACAGTCCGTTGCACCCGTCGTTGCCGGACACCTCCCCGTGCGCGCCGAAGATCAGGTGCGGCGCCCGATCGCCGTCGCCACCCCAGCGGCCGGCCACGTGGACCCCCGGAGCCGGGGTGGCGCCGTCGCCCTCGGCGCCGGAGCCGCCGCCGGAGAGGGGCCCGAGCCAGAGGGCGAACACGACGCCCCCGAGGGTGAGCGCGGCGGTGGTCACGATGGCGGCGCGTCGCAGGAACAGCATGCGTCGGAGGCTAACATCCGGCCGCTCGCGCGGTCCCACCCGAGCGACCCCGCCCGCCCGATCCCACCCACCCGATCGTGCACGGCCGGACACCGCGCGCGGCGGCCGGAGCGGCCATGGGGCGAACTACCCATGGGGTGTGACCCGTTCGTCGGCCTCCCGACGATCCCCCGCGGGCCATCGCTGGTAGCTTTCTAGACGTTTGCCGAGGTCTGGCACGCACACGCAAGAAGAGTCATGCACATGCAAGAACATCAAGGGGAAAGAACTACATGAGACGAACCCGACCGACCCTCACGGGCGCCGCGATCGGCGGCAGCCTGGCCCTGGCGTTCGGCGCCGGCATGGTCGCCCTGCCCGCCGCCGCCGACAGCGACGTGCAGCTGCCGAGCGATTGGCAGGCCGTCGCGGCCGAGTTGCTCGACACGGGCGTCGACCCGCGACCCTCCGCCCAGTCCGCTGACTCGAGCAACGTCGCAGCGGTCGGCGTCGACGCCGACGGCGGCCTCGTCATCGCCGTCGACGGCGAGGGAATCGACGCCGGCATCGACGAGGCGCGTATCGCCGCATACGAGGACCGGGCGACCATCGTCCAGGTCGAGGGCGGCTTCTCCGCCCTCGCGGCCCCCGGCAGCGTCGTCGGCGGCGCCGGGATCTACACGGATACGGCTGATAATCAGGCGTCGGTCTGCTCCGTCGGCTTCTCGAGCTGGAACTCCACGGGCGAGCCCGCCGTGGTCACCGCCGGGCACTGCACCGATGACGGCGCGCTCGTCGACGTCGGACTGTCCGTGCCTGAGAATGACGCGGCCGGCGGCGGGATCCTTCCCGGCCCGGACCTCGGCGTCTACGGCTTCTCGCAGTTCGGCGGCCCCGGCAACACTGCCGGCTCGGAGATCGACCCGGGCACGGACATCGCGGTGATCGACGAGATCAACACCGACCTGACTCTCTCCCCCGAGATCACCGATTGGACCGACACGGATGACCTCGCGGCCTCGACCACGGTGATCACCGGCGTCGGTGCGGTTGACCCGAACGGCGCCGCCATCGAGCGCAGCGGCCGCACGACCGGCCACTCGAGCACCTCCGCCGCCAACGTCAGCATGATCGCCGGTGTCGCCGAAGTCGACGGGCGATACGTCCTCGGCTTCTTGGTCGACGACATCGCCGTCGACCAAGGCGACTCGGGCGGCCCGGTCTACCAGGGCGAGACCGCCATCGGCATCGTCTCCGGCGGCAACCCGACGGGCAATCAGCTCTGGGCGGCCGACCTGCAGGACGCCCTCGCCCACACGGACGGCTACACGATCCAGCTCCACATCGACGCGCCCGCGGTCACCGCCCCCGATGCGGGCGGCGACATCGACGCCGGTGACGCGATCACCGGCACCGCGCCCGCTGGCACGACCCTCGTGGTCCAGCCCGTCGGCGGCGACGAGTTCACGGTCGACGTCGACAGCGACGGCACCTGGTCGTTCGACGCCCCGCAGGAGCTCGGCGACTACGCCTTCACCCTCCAGGCCGAGAACGGCTACAACGCCTCCGAGACCGTGGAGCACGACGTCAACGTCACCCTCCCGGCACCGGCGATCACCGCGCCCGCCGACGGCGACCGCGTGACCGAGGCGATCTCCTCCGTGAGCGGCACCGGCTACGACGGCGCGACCGTGCACGTGACCATCGACGGTGAGGAGCTCACGGCCGAGGTCGCGGGCGGAGCCTGGAGCGTCGAGACCGACCTCGGCTACGGCCCCCACGAGGTGGGCGCCTACCAGGTGTTCGAGGAGCAGCAGTCCGCCACGGTGACCGCCGCGGTCACGGTCGCGCCCGCGGCTCCGGAGATCACGGTTCCGGCCGACGGCGGCTTCTTCGCCGAGACCGAGCTGACCGACGTGCTCGACGTCGAGGGCACGGGCATCGACGGCGCCACGGTCACCCTCCTCGTCGACGGCGAGCAGGCCGGGACGGCCGTGGTCACCGGCGGCGCATGGAGCATCGCGGTGGACCGTGACTTCGCCCCCGGCGACTACACGCTCGCCGCGGCGCAGACGATCGACGGCACGGACTCCGACGAGACGTCGATCATGTTCTCCGTGATGTCCGTCATCGACGAGGACCCGACGGTCGACCCGACGGACGACCCGACCGCAGGCCCGACGGACGGCCCGACGGACGGCCCGGACCGCCTCCCCGACACGGGCGCCTCGGCGGCGACCCTGCCGTTCCTGGGCGCGGCGGCGGCCCTGGTCATGCTCGGCGTCGCCGGCGTGATCCGCAGGCAGCGCGCCTGATCCGATCAGCAGTGAGGGGCGGGCTCCGGGCGACCGGGGCCCGCCCCTCGCCCGTCCGCCCTACGGCAGGCGCCAGTCGATCGGATCGGCACCGAGCGTCGTCAATAGGCTGTTGACCCGCGAGAACGGGCGCGAGCCGAAGAACCCGCGCGTGGCCGACAGCGGGGAGGGGTGGGCCGACTCGACCACCGGCACCGATCCGAGCCGTGGGCGCAGGGCACGGGCGTCCCGGCCCCAGAGCACGGCCACGAGCGGGCCGCCGCGGGCCACGAGCGCGTCGATCGCGGCGCCGGTGACCTGTTCCCAGCCCCGGCCCCGGTGCGAGGCGGGCCGGCCGGGGGAGACCGTGAGCGAGCGGTTGAGCAGCAGCACCCCGCGATCGGCCCACGGCCGCAGGTCGCCCGTGGTCGGCCGCGGCACCCCGAGATCGTCGACCAGCTCGGTGAAGACGTTCGCCAGCGAGCGCGGGAGCGGGCGCACGTGCGGCTGGACCGAGAAGCTCAGCCCCATCGCGTGCCCCGGCGTGGGGTAGGGGTCCTGCCCCACGAGCAGCACCCGCACCTGCGCGGGCGGGCGGGTGAACGCGGCCAGCACGTGCTCCGCGGCCGGCAGGAAGCCCGGGCCGGCGGCGTCCTCGGCCCGCAGGAAGTCGCCGAGCTCGCGGAGAACGGGCTCCACCGGCGCGAGCGCGCGGGCCCACCCGGGATCGATCGCCTGCTCCAGAGGTGTGCGCATCCCCTCATTCTCACCGATTCCCGCCCGGCCCCGAACTCTCGAGGACCTGCGGACCGGGGCGGCCCGGCGCCCGAATGACACGCGTGTGGTTCGCCCGTAGGATGGGCGCGACCGGACCACAGGGAGGAAACGGATGAGCGAGCAGGCGGATGCCGCCGCGGGGCTCTCGGAGCGCGACGCGCAGATCCTCGACTTCGAGCGGCAGTGGTGGAAATACGCCGGTGCCAAGGAGACCGCCATCCGCGAGCGCTTCGACATGTCGGCCACGCGCTACTACCAGGTGCTCAACGCCCTGATCGACTCACCCGACGCCCTCGCGGCCGAGCCCATGCTCGTCAAGCGCCTGCGCCGCATGCGCGCCGGCCGCCGGGAGGAACGCTCGGCGCGGCGTCTCGCTTCCACCCGGTAACCGGTACCCTGCACAGGTGAGCAAGCAGGATTACCCGTATCCGAAGGACGAATTCGACGTCCTCGGGCAGGAGCGCGTGCCCCACGGCGTGCACCGTGAGCCCACCCCCCGCTGGCGGGTCTGGCTGCCCTATCTCCTCGTGATCGTGCTCGTGCCGCTGCTCACCTTCGGCGCCGTCAAGTACTTCATGAGTGCGGACGACGCCCCCTCGGCCTCGCCCACGACGACCGCCGCGCCGTCCGCCGACCCGAGCGGCGAGAGCCCCGCGCCGAGCGAGCAGCCCACCGCGACCGAGGGCGGCGAGGAGCCGTCCGAGGAGCCGACCGAGGAGCCGACGACCCCGGAGCTCGACCACGGCGTGGCCGTGCTCGTGCTCAACGGGGCGGGGGTGCAGGGACTGGCCGGGCGCACGACCGACGCCCTGACCGGCCTCGGCTGGACCGCCGCGACCGCCGGCAACTACACGAACTCCGCCCCGGCCGAGACGACGCTGTATTACCACTCGGCCGAACTCGAGCCCGAGGCGCGCGCGATCGGCGAGCAGCTCGGCATCGACAACCTCTCCGAGAGCGCCACGGCGGCCTCCGAGGGCATCGTCATCGTGCTCCGCGCCGGCTTCTCCGCGCCGGCGGCCTGAGCGCGTCGCCGCCCCCTATGGTTGATGCCATGGCGAGGGCGAGCGTGGACGTGGTCGTGGTCGGCTCCGGACCGAACGGGCTGGCGGCGGCCGTGACGATGGCGCGCGCCGGCCTGGGCGTGCAGGTGGTCGAGGCGCAGCCGAGCATCGGCGGCGGCGCGCGCACCCTCGACCTCGGCCTGACCGACGTCGGCCTCGAGCACGACGTCTGCTCGGCCGTGCACCCGCTCGCCCTCGCGAGCCCGTTCCTCGCCGAGTTCGACGTGCCCGCCCGCGGCGTCGAGATCGTCGTGCCCGAGCTCTCCTACGCCCAGCCTCTGGACGGCGCCCGGGCGGGTCTGGCGTGGCACGACCTCGAGCGCACGGTCGCCGAGCTGCCCCGGGGCGAGGGGGCCGACTGGCGCCGCCTGCTCGAACCACTCGTGCGGCACGCGGAGGCGGTGATCGAGCTGTCCCTCTCCGACAAGCGCTCGGTGCCCGCCTCGCTGCTCACCCCGCGCGGGATCGCCGGATCGGTCGCCTTCGGCCGCGCCGTGCTCGGCCAGGGGACCCGCGCCTGGGACCGGGCGCTCCCGGGCGAGACGAGCGCGGCGCTCCTGACCGGGGTCGGGGCGCACGCCATCGCCCGGATGCCCTCGCTCGCCTCCGCCGGCACGGCCATCATGCTCGCCACCCTCGCCCACACCGTCGGCTGGGGACTGCCCGTGGGCGGGTCGCAGGCGATCATCGACGCGCTCGTGCGCGATCTGCGCGCCCACGGCGGAACCGTGCAGGCCGACACGCCGATCACGCACTGGTCGCAGCTGCCGCGCGCACGGGCCTACCTGTTCGACACGACCCCGCGGGCCCTCGTGGACATCTGGGGCGATCGGATGCCGGCCCGCGCGGCCCGGGCGCTGGGCCGGTTCAAGTACGGAGCGGCGGCCGCGAAGGTCGACTTCGTGCTCTCGGAGCCGGTGCCGTGGGCGGTGGCGGAGATCGGCCGGACCGGCACGGTGCACGTCGGGGGCACGCGCGCGCAGATGGCCCTGGCCGAGGCCGAGATCAACGCCGGCCGGCACGCCTCCGCGCCGATGGTGCTCGCCTCCGAGCCCGCCCAGGTGGTCGCCTCCCGGCGGGTCGGCGGCCTCGCGCCGCTGTGGACCTACGCCCACGTGCCCGCGGGATCGACCCGCGACATGACCGAGGACATCACCCGCCGACTCGAGCAGTTCGCGCCGGGGTTCCGCGACGTCGTGGTGGCCTCCCGGTGCATCCCCGCCGCCCGGATGCACGAGCACAACGCGAACTACATCGGCGGGGACATCGCCGCCGGGGCGATCGACATCGCCGCGATGGTCGCCCGGCCCACACCGTGGCTCAACCCCTATTCCGGGGCGATCCCCGGTGTCTACCTGTGCTCCTCCTCGACCCCGCCGGCGCCGGGCGTGCACGGCATGAACGGCTGGCACGCGGCCCGACGGGCGCTGTCGCAGCGGTTCGGGATCCGGCGGATGCCGAGCCTGGCGCCGGGCAGCTGAGCGGCCTCAGGCGGGGACGACCTCGCTGTTCCGTCAGGGGACTTTCGCACTGTAGCCTCGGTGCCCACGCCTGCCGCCGAGCCGTGGTCACCGACCGTGGCGTCATGGCTCGACCAATACCCCCACGAGTCGGCGACATCGAGGCTAGCCTGAAGCGGCATGGGCAGTAGATCTGCTACCTATCAACGATGAGAGGAAGTATCGCCATGTACGACACCCTCGGTGACAGGGCCGGAGCCACCCTCCTCAGCGGCTGCGTGCGGTCCTGGCAGCCGTCGTCCTGATGCTGACGCTGGGCGTTACTCTGAATGCTCCGAGCGCAGCGGCCTTCGGTACCTGGAATGCTACGCGAAGTTGTGGCGTCAACGAGGTCCACAGTGGACGGGTCGGCGGAGTGTCTCAGGCGACGACGCGCCGCGTGAGTGGATCGTGTGCGGGGCCACTCATGGCCGGTCTGCGTCACCGCTCTGGTCTTGGGTTGCCGACAAGTATCCAGTGGAGCACGGGCGACTCGAGCTACGTCTCTCGTATCATGACCGACACAACGACGTCCGGGTACCACAAGGGCTGCCCCACGTGCAATACCACGACGACGTGAAGCGATGCGCGTGTGTCGGCCTGGCCATTGCCGCGATCGGGCTGCTCCTCGGCTGCTCCTCCGTTCAAGGGGGACAAGTGGCCGAGGAGCGCTTCGACGCGCTCCTCGCTGAGGCCGAAGCGAGCGGTGCGGGTGAGGCGCAGTTGGCGGCGATGAGCGATGGTGCCGTCACGACAGCCGAGTACGAGGATGCTCTCGACCGCTACTTTCAGTGCACGGCTCTTCATGGAATTGAGCACAGCGATCCTGTTCTCAATCCGGTCAATAATCTCATTTACACGTTCACTGAGACGTCATGGGTCTACGGGGATGAAGAATTAGCTGAACTGACGTTGGATTGCAGAGTTCGGGAACTCGTGTACCTGGAGTTGGGGTATCGGTACAGCGAGCCGGCATCGATGGATGAGGCGCTGCTCGATGGTGCGCGAGAGTGCCTGCAAAAGTCCGGGTGGGAGTTCACGGGCGATGAGCGGAATTTCGATGATCTGGTCGCAGTTGGAGGCGAAGGCTCCCAGGACGGGGTTACGGACTGCCTGGTTCCCGTCTGGCTCAAGTTCTATCCAGGGGAGTCGCTCTCCGTTCCGTGAGTCGGGGCAAGTCCGTGTGCGACAACAGTTCGAAGCTACCGGCACCCGGTCGCGCGGGCCCAGCCGGACAGTTGACGGCCCATCCATGTGGTGCCATCGGCCGGTATGGTCAGGGGATATTGACGGCCTGACGGCGGGAGGTTGACCAGTCGATGGAGAAGTCGGATTCTCGAGTCGGTCGGACCGTCTTTCTGGCTGCCTTGGTGGTGTGGCTGCTGGCCCCGGTCGTGTTGATCGCGGTGGTGCAGGCACATCAACAACGGGTGGTGCTTGTACAGACACCGGAGGTGTTGGCGCCGGTGACGGCGAGCGTTGAGTCCGCCGGCGCGGTCGAGATCGCGATCGACTGGGGCAGGCAGGTGCGCCTGATCGCTCCCGGCTGGTCCGGGACGGTGGAGCAGGTACACGTCGAGCCCGGCGACCGGATCGAGGATGGGTCGCCTGTGATCACGATCGATGGAATCGAGCGGCGGGCGGCATTGACTCCGCGTCCGTTCACCCGTCCGCTGTCGATCGGCGATCGTGGCGCGGATGTCCGGATGCTGCATGAATGGCTGGCCGAGTCCGGGTACCCGGGTGCTGAGGGAGAGGTGTTCACTGCCGGGACGATGGAGCGTGTCCGGGCGCTGGCCGCCGACATCGGTGCGAAGCGGCCGGCGGCCTTCGACTGGACGTGGTTGGTCTATCTGCCGGAGGAGTTCACTGTCGGGTCGGTGGAGGCGCTGGTCGCTGCGCCGGCGCCCGCTGCTGGTGAGGCGGTCGTGCTCGGTGCCGCTGCAATCAAGGACACCCTGATCGTGGAGCCGGGCAGCGTGCCTGAGCGTCAGGCGGGCGAGGAGAATGTGGCGCAGACCGCCTTTGAACAGATCCCGGCCGATGCGGTGGTCACGGTGCCTGTGGGGGCCGAACTGCGCGTGCGGGACGAGCCGGTCGTGGTCGGCGAGGACGGTCGGCGACTCGAGAATCCGGATGTGCTGGAGCGGGTCCCCTCGGGCGCGGCGTCGGTGCCCGCTGTTTTGGTATACAGAGATGACGAGGCACTCATGCTGCCCTCGGCGGCGGTCTGGGTCGGCGCAGGGGCCGACACATGCGTGTTGCGGGTCGAAGGTGACGAGCGGGTGACGGTCTCGGTTACTGTCGCTTCGGGAGCCAATGGGCAGGCACTGGTGACGGGAGATCTGAGCGTTGGAGATCGGGTGGTGCTGGCGCCGCCTGCCGCAGCGAGGGGGTCCTGTTGAGCAGTGCGCTGGTGCGGCTGAGGCAGGTGACCAAGTCCTTCGGTAGCCGTCAGGTGCTGACCGGCCTCGATCTGGAGATCCGGCCGGCCCACTCGGTCGCCTTGCTGGGGCCTTCCGGGGCAGGCAAGTCGACGCTGCTATCGATCATCGCCGGTCTCTTGGCTCCTGATGGTGGCTCGATCGAGAGAGCGCCCGGGGTGGAGACGGTCTGGATCGTTCAGAATGCACCGATGTTGAACCGGCGCTCGGCGTTGGAGAACATCATGGTCGGCGCCTTGTCCTTGGGCGCGGCGGAGGGGGTGGCGCGGTCCAAGGCGAGGGAGGCAATGCAGCGGCTCGGCCTGTCCGACCTGGCTCGCACGCGTGGGCACCGACTCTCCGGCGGTGAACGGCAGCGGGTGGCGGTCGCGCGTGGCCTGCTCGCCGGGGCGAATCTCTTGCTGGTGGATGAACCGACGGCCTCGCTCGACGCCGACTCCAGAGAACTGGTGCTGCGGGCTATCCATGGGGCCGTGGCGGCCTCGTGTGCCGCTGTAGTGGCTACACACGATGACGAGGTGGCCCGCTCCTGCGATGAACAGATCCGGCTCAGGGATGGACGAGTGACGTGAGCCGTGACGGCGCCCGCGGCGCACGGTGGCGTACTCGCCAGGTCGTCCGCGAGGCCGTGTGGGACCTGTGCGCGGCACGAGTCCAGAGCGGCATCGTGGCTACGACCGCCTTGGTGACCGCAGCGGTCATGGTCTTCGTCGCCGCTCTCACTCTGGCCGGCATCGCCGCACGTGAGGATGTCGCCTACTGGAACGGCCGGGACGTGCTGGAGGTGGTGTTCAATGAGGGGCGTTGGGATGTGGCTCGGTGCGAGCAGTTGAACGCGGTGACCGGAGTCGCCTCGGCCGGGGCGGTGCTGGATGGTCGAAACATCATGATCGGCACCGAACCGGCGAGTCGGTATTCGATCGAACGAGTGACGCCTGGATACCTGCACGTCGTGTTCCCGGACCTGGAGTTTCACGGGGAACCAGGCCTAGTCGCCGGGCCCCTCGTGGCCGAGCGCTTCGGGCTCGTCCGTGGCGGTGATATCGCCGTACGCGAGGCCACTGGCCTTCCTCGGGTGCTCCCGGTCAGCGCCGTGGCTCATCCGTCGGCGCGTGCCGACGGGCAGGCACGCCGTCTGTTCGAGGTGATGCCTGC
The window above is part of the Pseudactinotalea sp. HY158 genome. Proteins encoded here:
- a CDS encoding DUF3263 domain-containing protein, which produces MSEQADAAAGLSERDAQILDFERQWWKYAGAKETAIRERFDMSATRYYQVLNALIDSPDALAAEPMLVKRLRRMRAGRREERSARRLASTR
- a CDS encoding ATP-binding cassette domain-containing protein, with protein sequence MSSALVRLRQVTKSFGSRQVLTGLDLEIRPAHSVALLGPSGAGKSTLLSIIAGLLAPDGGSIERAPGVETVWIVQNAPMLNRRSALENIMVGALSLGAAEGVARSKAREAMQRLGLSDLARTRGHRLSGGERQRVAVARGLLAGANLLLVDEPTASLDADSRELVLRAIHGAVAASCAAVVATHDDEVARSCDEQIRLRDGRVT
- a CDS encoding uracil-DNA glycosylase, which translates into the protein MRTPLEQAIDPGWARALAPVEPVLRELGDFLRAEDAAGPGFLPAAEHVLAAFTRPPAQVRVLLVGQDPYPTPGHAMGLSFSVQPHVRPLPRSLANVFTELVDDLGVPRPTTGDLRPWADRGVLLLNRSLTVSPGRPASHRGRGWEQVTGAAIDALVARGGPLVAVLWGRDARALRPRLGSVPVVESAHPSPLSATRGFFGSRPFSRVNSLLTTLGADPIDWRLP
- a CDS encoding LytR C-terminal domain-containing protein, which gives rise to MSKQDYPYPKDEFDVLGQERVPHGVHREPTPRWRVWLPYLLVIVLVPLLTFGAVKYFMSADDAPSASPTTTAAPSADPSGESPAPSEQPTATEGGEEPSEEPTEEPTTPELDHGVAVLVLNGAGVQGLAGRTTDALTGLGWTAATAGNYTNSAPAETTLYYHSAELEPEARAIGEQLGIDNLSESATAASEGIVIVLRAGFSAPAA
- a CDS encoding trypsin-like serine protease, whose translation is MRRTRPTLTGAAIGGSLALAFGAGMVALPAAADSDVQLPSDWQAVAAELLDTGVDPRPSAQSADSSNVAAVGVDADGGLVIAVDGEGIDAGIDEARIAAYEDRATIVQVEGGFSALAAPGSVVGGAGIYTDTADNQASVCSVGFSSWNSTGEPAVVTAGHCTDDGALVDVGLSVPENDAAGGGILPGPDLGVYGFSQFGGPGNTAGSEIDPGTDIAVIDEINTDLTLSPEITDWTDTDDLAASTTVITGVGAVDPNGAAIERSGRTTGHSSTSAANVSMIAGVAEVDGRYVLGFLVDDIAVDQGDSGGPVYQGETAIGIVSGGNPTGNQLWAADLQDALAHTDGYTIQLHIDAPAVTAPDAGGDIDAGDAITGTAPAGTTLVVQPVGGDEFTVDVDSDGTWSFDAPQELGDYAFTLQAENGYNASETVEHDVNVTLPAPAITAPADGDRVTEAISSVSGTGYDGATVHVTIDGEELTAEVAGGAWSVETDLGYGPHEVGAYQVFEEQQSATVTAAVTVAPAAPEITVPADGGFFAETELTDVLDVEGTGIDGATVTLLVDGEQAGTAVVTGGAWSIAVDRDFAPGDYTLAAAQTIDGTDSDETSIMFSVMSVIDEDPTVDPTDDPTAGPTDGPTDGPDRLPDTGASAATLPFLGAAAALVMLGVAGVIRRQRA
- a CDS encoding acyl-CoA dehydrogenase family protein — encoded protein: MSNASRVTERDARRVAEQSRQTEWEHDSFARQLYLGDFRPELVWESERLDPEVRVRGDAYLARLERHLRENVDGSVIEAEDRIGDDVLAGLIDLGVFGLKIPPEYGGIGLGQVHYNRALMLLGSAHPSIGALASAHQSIGVPEPVEQFGSEELKHRFLPRCAAGAISAFLLTEPDVGSDPARLQAAAVPTPEGDYLLDGVKLWTTNGVLAELLVVLARVPEHEGGRGGITAFVVEADSEGITVEHRNSFMGLRGLENGVTRFDGVRVPAENVVGREGQGLKIALTTLNTGRLSIPAMCVAGSKWALGIAREWSNARVQWGRPIGRHPAIGHKLAFMAATTYAQEAVVEVAGAMADSGGVDIRIEAALAKLWCSEMAWRVADDLVQIRGGRGYETAASLRARGERAVATEQLLRDLRINRIFEGSSEIMHLLIAREAVDTHLSVAGPLIDPEAGGAEKSAALAAAATFYAGWLPRLAAGPGTLPGSFREYGPAASHLRYVERASRRLARSTFYGMARWQGRLEHKQGFLARIVDIGAELFAMTAVWAHADREGTGADGTPALTADSPAVLADAFCRQSRRRIDSLFRALWINTDAHDEDVARRVLDGEFTWIEAGVIDPSAGTGPWIAEDHRGPSSEPNVRRRYRTSTVVR
- a CDS encoding META domain-containing protein — translated: MLFLRRAAIVTTAALTLGGVVFALWLGPLSGGGSGAEGDGATPAPGVHVAGRWGGDGDRAPHLIFGAHGEVSGNDGCNGLSGSYTATGDGEVDFHDVLGTLKACPGVDTWLHRLASAVVDGDELAVFDAAGEEIGRLPRA
- a CDS encoding NAD(P)/FAD-dependent oxidoreductase, which codes for MARASVDVVVVGSGPNGLAAAVTMARAGLGVQVVEAQPSIGGGARTLDLGLTDVGLEHDVCSAVHPLALASPFLAEFDVPARGVEIVVPELSYAQPLDGARAGLAWHDLERTVAELPRGEGADWRRLLEPLVRHAEAVIELSLSDKRSVPASLLTPRGIAGSVAFGRAVLGQGTRAWDRALPGETSAALLTGVGAHAIARMPSLASAGTAIMLATLAHTVGWGLPVGGSQAIIDALVRDLRAHGGTVQADTPITHWSQLPRARAYLFDTTPRALVDIWGDRMPARAARALGRFKYGAAAAKVDFVLSEPVPWAVAEIGRTGTVHVGGTRAQMALAEAEINAGRHASAPMVLASEPAQVVASRRVGGLAPLWTYAHVPAGSTRDMTEDITRRLEQFAPGFRDVVVASRCIPAARMHEHNANYIGGDIAAGAIDIAAMVARPTPWLNPYSGAIPGVYLCSSSTPPAPGVHGMNGWHAARRALSQRFGIRRMPSLAPGS